The Nitrosomonas sp. sh817 genome includes a window with the following:
- the sufB gene encoding Fe-S cluster assembly protein SufB, whose amino-acid sequence MSAVLQSLVNQPYKHGFVTEIESDVAPKGLNEDIIRLISAKKNEPEWLLTFRLEAYKTWLTMTEPKWQNVHYPSIDFQDISYYSAPKPKKKLSSMDEVDPELLRTFEKLGVPMHERAALAGVAVDVIFDSVSVATTYKQKLADVGIIFCSISEAVHNHPELIQKYLGSVVPVGDNYFAALNSAVFTDGSFCFIPKGVKCPMDLSTYFRINTEGSGQFERTLIIAEEGASVSYLEGCTAPRFDTNQLHAAVVELIALDDADIKYSTVQNWYAGDENGVGGIYNFVTKRGLAKGRNSRISWTQVETGSAITWKYPSCILRGDNSVGEFYSVAVTNNYQQADTGTKMIHLGKNTRSTIVSKGISAGHSNSSYRGLVRISPTAEGARNYSQCDSMLIGDQCGAHTFPYIQVHNNTAKVEHEASTSKIGEDQLFYFSQRGIDAEEAVSMIINGFCKDVFQQLPMEFAVEATKLLSFKLEGSVG is encoded by the coding sequence ATGAGTGCAGTACTGCAAAGTCTGGTTAATCAACCATATAAGCATGGCTTCGTTACCGAAATTGAATCCGATGTTGCCCCCAAAGGGTTAAACGAAGATATTATCCGGTTAATTTCGGCCAAAAAAAATGAACCGGAATGGCTTCTAACATTCCGACTGGAAGCTTATAAAACATGGCTGACAATGACCGAGCCTAAATGGCAGAATGTCCATTATCCATCGATCGATTTTCAGGATATCAGCTATTATTCGGCTCCCAAGCCTAAAAAAAAGCTATCCAGCATGGATGAAGTGGATCCTGAGTTACTGAGAACGTTCGAGAAACTCGGCGTACCGATGCATGAACGTGCCGCATTGGCGGGCGTCGCAGTCGATGTAATCTTCGACAGCGTATCGGTCGCAACCACCTACAAACAGAAGCTTGCTGATGTTGGCATTATTTTTTGTTCCATATCGGAAGCCGTACATAATCATCCCGAATTAATCCAGAAATACCTTGGATCGGTTGTTCCCGTCGGAGATAACTACTTTGCCGCATTAAATTCTGCGGTATTTACGGATGGCTCATTTTGTTTTATCCCGAAAGGTGTGAAATGCCCGATGGATCTATCAACCTATTTCCGTATAAATACCGAAGGATCCGGGCAATTTGAACGCACCTTAATCATTGCAGAAGAAGGTGCATCCGTTTCATATCTTGAAGGTTGCACCGCACCCAGATTCGATACCAACCAATTGCATGCCGCAGTGGTTGAACTCATTGCTTTGGATGATGCAGATATCAAATATTCAACGGTGCAAAACTGGTATGCAGGCGACGAAAACGGAGTTGGTGGCATATACAATTTCGTCACTAAACGTGGGCTGGCTAAAGGCAGGAATTCCCGGATATCTTGGACTCAAGTTGAAACAGGTTCCGCGATCACATGGAAATATCCTTCCTGCATCCTGCGTGGAGACAACTCTGTAGGCGAATTCTATTCAGTAGCTGTTACAAACAATTATCAGCAGGCTGATACGGGGACAAAAATGATACATCTCGGTAAAAATACTCGTAGCACGATAGTTAGCAAAGGTATTTCAGCCGGTCACTCAAATAGCAGCTATCGCGGCCTGGTAAGAATCTCTCCGACTGCGGAAGGTGCGCGGAACTACTCGCAGTGCGATTCTATGCTGATAGGCGACCAATGCGGCGCTCATACATTTCCGTATATTCAAGTACACAACAATACTGCCAAAGTAGAACATGAAGCCTCAACATCAAAAATAGGTGAAGATCAGCTTTTTTACTTTTCCCAACGTGGTATTGACGCGGAAGAAGCCGTCTCGATGATTATTAATGGCTTCTGCAAAGACGTGTTTCAACAATTGCCAATGGAATTTGCTGTTGAAGCGACGAAACTTCTCAGCTTTAAACTGGAAGGAAGTGTAGGATGA
- a CDS encoding iron-sulfur cluster assembly accessory protein: MAITLTDDAAKHIQQQLAKRGKGLAFRIGVKKSGCSGFSYTFDYADQINPDDQLFESNNIRVVVDRISLPYIDGSHIDFTKDGLNSVFKFINPNIDNTCGCGDSFSIKESNAITL, translated from the coding sequence ATGGCAATTACATTAACTGATGATGCCGCAAAGCATATTCAGCAACAACTTGCGAAGCGTGGTAAGGGGTTGGCTTTTCGCATCGGAGTAAAAAAATCAGGGTGTTCCGGTTTTTCTTACACTTTCGATTATGCTGATCAAATTAACCCGGATGATCAATTGTTCGAATCCAACAACATCAGGGTTGTTGTCGATCGTATAAGTCTTCCATACATTGATGGCTCTCATATTGACTTTACGAAAGACGGTCTCAACAGTGTTTTTAAGTTTATCAATCCAAACATTGATAATACCTGCGGGTGTGGAGATAGTTTCAGCATTAAAGAATCAAACGCAATTACCTTATAA
- the iscR gene encoding Fe-S cluster assembly transcriptional regulator IscR has translation MRLTTKGRFAVTALLDLALQQSNHPVTLADISQRQKISLSYLEQLFAKLRQSELVDSVRGPGGGYCLAKDLDKVSVADIILAVDEPIDATQCGGKENCHNDGKCMTHDLWAKLNDLIFEYLGAVTLKELVDNQINQQNGSIVPLLDMRESTAA, from the coding sequence ATGAGATTAACAACAAAAGGTAGATTTGCAGTTACAGCACTGCTAGACCTAGCTTTGCAGCAAAGCAATCATCCGGTGACCTTGGCAGACATCAGTCAACGTCAAAAAATTTCACTGTCCTATCTTGAGCAGTTATTTGCAAAATTGCGGCAATCCGAGTTGGTCGACAGTGTTCGCGGACCTGGTGGCGGTTATTGCCTCGCAAAGGATTTAGATAAAGTTTCTGTCGCGGATATTATTCTCGCTGTTGATGAACCTATCGACGCAACACAGTGCGGCGGCAAAGAGAATTGCCATAATGATGGAAAGTGCATGACGCATGACCTATGGGCAAAATTGAACGATCTGATTTTTGAATATCTTGGTGCCGTAACGCTAAAAGAATTGGTTGACAATCAAATCAATCAACAAAACGGATCGATTGTGCCGCTCCTTGATATGCGCGAATCTACTGCGGCGTAA
- the surE gene encoding 5'/3'-nucleotidase SurE has translation MRILLSNDDGYFAPGLACLAESLSRIAEVIVVAPERDRSGSSNSLTLDRPLSLHKSHNGFYYVNGTPTDCVHLAVTGMLEVMPDMIVSGVNHGANMGDDTIYSGTVAAATEGFLLGIPSLAVSLVSASHGNYMTAARVAADMVKRFSENEIQSPILLNINVPDIEYQQLQGIEITRLGRRHKAEPVIKSQNPRGEILYWVGAAGPAQDAGKGTDFYAVQHNRVSITPLQIDLTHYDQMSLITKWLNS, from the coding sequence ATGCGCATATTGCTCAGTAACGATGACGGTTATTTTGCTCCTGGCTTAGCCTGTCTTGCTGAGTCACTCTCAAGAATTGCTGAGGTCATCGTCGTGGCACCAGAAAGGGATCGTAGCGGCTCAAGCAATTCCTTAACTTTAGATCGCCCACTTAGTCTTCACAAATCCCATAATGGTTTTTATTATGTCAATGGCACCCCAACTGATTGTGTGCATCTGGCAGTGACGGGGATGCTGGAAGTGATGCCCGATATGATTGTATCCGGGGTAAATCATGGCGCCAACATGGGAGACGACACCATTTATTCTGGCACGGTTGCTGCTGCAACAGAAGGTTTCTTACTCGGAATCCCCTCACTGGCGGTATCTTTGGTGAGTGCTTCGCACGGTAACTATATGACAGCTGCACGCGTCGCAGCCGATATGGTAAAACGCTTTAGTGAAAATGAAATCCAAAGCCCCATCTTATTAAATATCAATGTGCCTGATATCGAATACCAACAACTTCAGGGAATTGAAATTACCCGGCTAGGACGGCGGCATAAAGCGGAACCCGTGATTAAATCACAAAACCCTCGTGGTGAAATTCTATACTGGGTGGGAGCGGCAGGTCCTGCGCAGGATGCCGGAAAAGGTACGGATTTTTATGCAGTACAACATAACCGGGTTTCGATAACTCCTTTGCAGATTGATCTTACTCATTATGATCAAATGAGTCTGATAACAAAATGGCTAAATAGTTAA
- a CDS encoding protein-L-isoaspartate(D-aspartate) O-methyltransferase, producing MNVRHSGIGMTSQRTRMRMIERLRAQGITDEVVLSVMGTIPRHIFVEEALASRAYEDVALPINYGQTISSPWIVARMTELLRADSNLGKVLEIGTGCGYQTAVLAQIAQKVYSIERIGPLLTRTRIRLQELQVRNIYLKHADGLLGLAEAGPFDGIIMTAVTTHVPASLLDQLEVGGRMVFPKGTQKQNLCVIERTPQGFTETVLEEVNFVPLLAGVIKK from the coding sequence GTGAATGTTCGTCATTCTGGAATTGGTATGACCTCTCAGCGTACACGCATGCGCATGATTGAGCGTTTGCGTGCACAAGGAATTACTGATGAAGTGGTATTATCGGTAATGGGTACGATCCCTCGTCATATTTTTGTTGAAGAAGCTCTGGCAAGCAGGGCTTATGAAGACGTTGCCTTACCAATCAATTATGGACAAACCATTTCTAGCCCTTGGATTGTTGCTCGGATGACCGAGTTACTGAGGGCGGATTCCAATTTAGGAAAAGTTTTAGAAATAGGCACTGGGTGCGGTTATCAAACCGCTGTACTGGCACAAATAGCGCAGAAAGTATATTCAATCGAGCGTATCGGGCCGCTTCTAACTCGGACACGAATTCGTTTACAAGAACTGCAGGTTCGAAATATTTATCTAAAACATGCGGATGGGTTACTGGGGTTGGCTGAAGCAGGGCCGTTCGATGGTATTATCATGACGGCGGTTACAACGCATGTTCCAGCTTCACTACTCGATCAATTAGAGGTTGGCGGCCGCATGGTTTTTCCAAAAGGAACGCAGAAGCAAAATCTTTGCGTTATAGAACGCACCCCGCAAGGTTTTACCGAAACTGTACTTGAAGAAGTCAATTTTGTACCTCTGCTGGCTGGAGTCATCAAAAAGTAG
- a CDS encoding peptidoglycan DD-metalloendopeptidase family protein codes for MNNPINFDTCNCVLRFIPSLGKRISLQFHLLFVTGLFLAGCSTTQPPVPVVDREKINSSGPLRPTEPAAMDGQMYTVQRGDTLYGIALKHGIDYKKLVEWNEIVDPRSLQPGQKIRLSMPEKGSQPVLFALPQQPVTTTIEPAAVSTEPVPISHAENPPEVADTHKIKTSPKAFKLPYSEQNVARLQYPANNPPAMAPPPVAAAVATGSNAKIEMAPPSPETLKSDKAYDSDATNWIWPTNGKLLASFSKNSKGVKISGQTGQPVLASAAGEVVYSGHGLRGYGNLIIIKHDNTYLSAYAHNSKLLVKEGEAVVKGQKIAEMGNTDTDTTQLHFEIRKNGKPVDPLEYLASPEKSTTD; via the coding sequence ATGAATAATCCAATCAATTTCGATACTTGTAATTGTGTTCTCAGATTTATTCCTTCGTTAGGAAAGCGAATTTCATTGCAGTTTCATTTACTGTTTGTTACTGGCTTGTTTCTGGCTGGATGTAGCACCACCCAACCCCCGGTTCCGGTTGTCGACCGTGAGAAAATTAATTCATCCGGACCATTGAGACCCACCGAACCTGCTGCTATGGACGGTCAGATGTATACTGTTCAAAGAGGCGATACGCTATATGGCATTGCGCTTAAGCATGGCATTGATTACAAAAAATTGGTGGAATGGAACGAAATCGTTGATCCGAGATCGCTTCAACCGGGTCAGAAAATCCGGTTGTCCATGCCAGAAAAGGGATCTCAGCCAGTATTGTTTGCGCTTCCTCAACAACCTGTTACGACGACTATAGAGCCGGCTGCAGTTTCAACCGAGCCTGTGCCGATTTCTCATGCAGAAAATCCTCCGGAGGTTGCGGATACTCATAAGATAAAAACAAGCCCTAAAGCGTTTAAATTACCTTATTCGGAACAAAATGTAGCCCGGCTGCAATATCCAGCCAATAATCCACCGGCGATGGCACCGCCACCTGTTGCAGCTGCCGTGGCAACAGGGAGCAATGCAAAAATAGAGATGGCGCCGCCATCTCCCGAAACGCTAAAGTCAGACAAAGCATATGATTCTGATGCAACTAATTGGATATGGCCGACAAATGGAAAACTACTGGCGTCTTTTTCAAAAAACTCCAAAGGTGTAAAGATCTCAGGGCAAACAGGGCAACCGGTTCTTGCTTCGGCTGCCGGGGAAGTGGTTTATAGCGGCCATGGCCTGCGAGGTTACGGAAATTTAATCATTATTAAACATGATAATACCTATCTGAGCGCATATGCTCACAATAGCAAGCTCCTGGTCAAAGAAGGCGAAGCGGTGGTGAAAGGCCAGAAGATCGCCGAAATGGGGAATACCGATACGGACACGACTCAATTGCATTTTGAAATACGCAAGAACGGTAAACCCGTTGATCCGTTAGAATATTTAGCTAGCCCTGAAAAATCAACAACCGATTGA
- a CDS encoding IS630 family transposase, producing the protein MEKDDARYSTLEQLHERRKQVVRLHRKGYGVMQIVELSGLSYPTVRFAIDRYEEGGFSALKPGMRGKRTGQGRSLTEEQEQAIRKIICDKRPEQLKMEFALWNRAAVMQLIEREYSIKLSVRGVGNYLSRWGFTPQKPIKKAYEQRPEAVQAWLNEQYPEIEKRAKAEGGEIHWGDETALVNTDVRGRCYAPAGKTPVTYAAGGTRQKLSMIAAVTNQGKTRWMIIDEAFNADRLIEFLEALIKDAGKKVFLILDNLRVHHSKQVKAWVAERQDKIELFYLPSYSPELNPEERLNADLKHAIGTKVPVRTKAKLKLAATEHMVKLEQSPERVKSFFQDPRVKYAA; encoded by the coding sequence ATGGAAAAAGACGACGCAAGATATTCGACGCTGGAGCAACTGCATGAACGGCGCAAGCAAGTGGTGCGGTTGCATCGCAAGGGCTACGGCGTGATGCAAATTGTTGAGCTCAGTGGGCTTTCGTATCCGACAGTTCGGTTTGCGATAGATCGGTATGAAGAAGGCGGATTTTCCGCCCTGAAGCCAGGGATGCGAGGCAAGCGTACTGGTCAAGGGCGGTCACTGACAGAGGAGCAGGAACAAGCCATCCGCAAGATCATTTGTGACAAGCGTCCGGAGCAACTGAAGATGGAATTTGCGCTGTGGAATCGGGCGGCGGTCATGCAACTGATAGAGCGGGAGTACAGCATCAAGCTGTCGGTGCGCGGCGTAGGCAACTATCTGTCACGTTGGGGTTTCACTCCCCAGAAGCCGATCAAGAAGGCCTATGAGCAGCGGCCTGAAGCCGTACAAGCCTGGCTCAACGAGCAATACCCGGAAATTGAGAAGCGCGCCAAGGCGGAAGGCGGCGAGATTCACTGGGGCGATGAAACCGCCTTGGTCAATACCGATGTGCGCGGTCGTTGCTATGCTCCGGCAGGCAAGACGCCAGTCACCTACGCGGCTGGTGGTACGCGACAGAAGCTATCGATGATTGCCGCAGTGACGAATCAGGGCAAAACACGCTGGATGATTATCGACGAGGCCTTCAACGCCGACAGGCTGATCGAATTCCTCGAAGCGCTGATCAAGGATGCCGGGAAGAAGGTATTCTTGATTCTCGACAATCTGCGGGTTCATCACAGCAAACAGGTCAAGGCATGGGTCGCTGAACGACAAGACAAAATCGAGCTGTTCTACCTGCCCAGCTATAGCCCGGAACTGAATCCGGAGGAACGCCTCAATGCCGACCTCAAGCATGCCATCGGGACGAAAGTGCCGGTGCGCACCAAGGCCAAACTCAAACTCGCTGCCACCGAACACATGGTTAAACTTGAACAATCACCCGAACGGGTCAAAAGCTTCTTTCAAGATCCGAGGGTCAAATATGCCGCTTGA
- a CDS encoding GNAT family N-acetyltransferase: protein MITAITKDMCPALEKIAMQDIGAMYQPDIREELDGIGNGKYFGFCAIENDEPVGYVIAKRTVNTYQLVVIAIDKNHRNKGYGTLLVEAIFTEIQKQGGRILNVITDADANDSLRFYLKNGFVLTGIVQDEFISGVAQAHLTKRMGFNP from the coding sequence ATGATTACTGCGATTACTAAAGACATGTGTCCAGCGCTTGAAAAAATTGCCATGCAGGATATTGGCGCAATGTATCAGCCGGATATCCGGGAAGAGCTGGATGGTATCGGAAACGGTAAATATTTTGGTTTTTGCGCGATAGAAAATGACGAGCCGGTCGGTTATGTGATTGCCAAAAGGACAGTCAATACGTATCAGCTGGTGGTAATCGCGATCGACAAAAATCATCGCAACAAAGGCTACGGCACACTGCTGGTGGAAGCGATTTTCACTGAAATTCAGAAGCAAGGCGGCAGGATATTAAACGTGATTACCGATGCCGATGCCAACGACAGCTTGCGCTTTTATCTTAAAAACGGTTTTGTCCTGACCGGCATCGTGCAAGACGAATTTATCTCCGGCGTGGCGCAGGCGCACTTGACCAAACGAATGGGATTCAATCCCTGA
- the dapF gene encoding diaminopimelate epimerase has translation MRIKATKMDGCGNSFLVIDEMQTPLEGFDRSQISSALAMQQDTDGILFVDRAQGALTMKIFDRDGTEETMCGNGLRCATRYFRDHYVASDVFTIITGDGAKEVVVEQEMVEVNLGEARDFRQIDQNLFYAYTGVPHVVVIGSEIDLEPARALGKALREDKSLCEYVGHPEGVNVNFIWRTDDGIAVRTFEVGVEDLTLSCGTGSAASAYVASKVFGTELPLRAHSLGGSLRVREDKGGLAICGPTRYQGKVIGFAAATHVKPAMPVDFWQRDYAWQGL, from the coding sequence ATGAGAATCAAAGCGACAAAGATGGATGGATGCGGCAATTCTTTTTTAGTGATCGATGAAATGCAAACGCCGCTTGAGGGCTTTGATCGTTCTCAGATTTCATCGGCGTTGGCGATGCAGCAGGATACCGATGGTATTCTGTTTGTCGATCGCGCACAGGGCGCGCTGACAATGAAAATTTTTGACCGCGACGGCACTGAAGAAACCATGTGCGGCAATGGCTTACGCTGCGCAACGCGCTATTTCCGTGATCACTATGTTGCGAGCGATGTGTTTACCATCATTACCGGCGACGGCGCGAAGGAAGTTGTCGTCGAGCAAGAAATGGTGGAAGTGAATCTTGGCGAAGCACGGGACTTCCGGCAAATCGATCAGAATCTTTTTTATGCCTATACCGGTGTGCCGCATGTTGTTGTGATTGGGTCCGAAATCGATTTGGAGCCGGCGAGGGCATTAGGTAAAGCACTGCGGGAAGATAAGTCATTGTGCGAGTATGTCGGACATCCGGAAGGTGTTAACGTTAACTTTATCTGGCGTACCGATGACGGCATTGCCGTGCGCACTTTTGAAGTCGGCGTTGAAGACCTCACCTTGAGTTGCGGCACCGGCAGCGCCGCCAGCGCGTATGTGGCATCCAAAGTTTTTGGAACGGAACTGCCGCTTCGCGCCCATTCGCTGGGCGGCAGCTTGCGTGTCCGGGAAGATAAAGGCGGATTGGCGATTTGCGGACCAACGCGGTATCAAGGCAAAGTAATTGGTTTTGCCGCTGCAACACACGTGAAACCGGCCATGCCGGTCGATTTCTGGCAGCGCGATTATGCGTGGCAAGGGTTATAA
- the fabF gene encoding beta-ketoacyl-ACP synthase II, whose amino-acid sequence MHIVVTGMGIVSPIGIGVEKFWENAVDGVNGIASIQSFDAAKQRSRIAGEISDFDPATFLTAKQIEQTDRFTQLALHAANQAMTDAGSLESYEPRRLAVCLGSGMGGFSTFEYSAARKLQSKSIPPFSVPRIMTNSAGAWIATRYGLKGVNLTCSTACSSGANAIGMALDLLRSGKADAVVTGGAEACVLPLTMSGFEALFALSTGFNNDPAHASRPFAKGRDGFVMGEGAGILILEREEAAQQRGAKIYAELAGYGCACDATHIVAPDMGGQVAAMQAALDDAGLTPDKVDYINAHATSTPIGDVIETKAIKQLFGERAPEIPISATKSMIGHSIGASAAIGSIAAIMTLQTGTIHPTINLLEADPECDLDYTPNTAVQKYVRTVLCNAFGFGGNNASLIYTTR is encoded by the coding sequence ATGCATATCGTAGTAACTGGAATGGGGATTGTTTCACCGATCGGTATCGGTGTTGAGAAATTCTGGGAAAATGCAGTGGACGGTGTCAACGGCATTGCCAGTATTCAAAGTTTTGATGCTGCCAAACAGCGCTCCCGGATTGCCGGTGAAATCAGCGATTTCGATCCCGCAACGTTTTTAACCGCCAAGCAAATCGAACAAACCGACCGGTTTACGCAACTCGCGTTGCATGCCGCCAATCAAGCCATGACCGATGCTGGCAGTCTTGAAAGTTACGAACCGCGGCGGCTGGCCGTTTGTTTGGGGTCCGGCATGGGCGGATTTTCAACCTTTGAATACTCCGCGGCGCGTAAGCTGCAAAGCAAGTCGATCCCGCCATTTTCCGTGCCGCGGATCATGACCAATTCCGCCGGCGCTTGGATCGCCACGCGATACGGCCTGAAAGGAGTGAATCTAACCTGCAGCACCGCTTGCTCATCCGGCGCGAATGCCATCGGCATGGCGCTTGATCTGCTGCGCAGCGGTAAAGCCGATGCCGTAGTGACCGGCGGCGCGGAAGCCTGTGTATTGCCGCTGACGATGTCCGGTTTCGAAGCGTTGTTTGCATTGTCCACCGGTTTCAATAACGATCCGGCGCATGCCTCACGGCCGTTCGCCAAAGGCCGCGACGGCTTCGTCATGGGCGAAGGAGCGGGGATTTTGATCCTGGAGCGCGAAGAAGCCGCGCAGCAACGCGGCGCCAAAATTTATGCGGAATTGGCCGGTTACGGCTGCGCCTGCGATGCGACGCATATCGTCGCGCCGGATATGGGCGGGCAAGTCGCCGCAATGCAAGCCGCGCTCGACGATGCCGGATTGACCCCGGACAAGGTCGATTACATTAACGCCCACGCCACTTCGACACCGATCGGCGATGTCATCGAAACCAAGGCGATCAAGCAGTTATTCGGTGAGCGCGCGCCGGAAATCCCGATCAGCGCCACCAAGTCGATGATCGGCCACAGCATCGGCGCTTCCGCCGCGATCGGCAGCATCGCCGCGATTATGACCTTGCAAACCGGCACTATCCATCCGACCATCAACCTGCTCGAAGCCGATCCCGAATGCGACCTCGACTATACGCCCAACACCGCCGTACAAAAATACGTGCGCACCGTGCTGTGCAATGCCTTCGGCTTCGGTGGCAACAACGCCAGCCTCATTTATACAACCCGTTAA
- a CDS encoding acyl carrier protein — MDTAELEAKVIEFIASKVDNVDASTITTASKFDELGLDSMDTIQLLFDAEDIFGVTFDGEEVKTLRSVGDIIAYISAHPPKGGW; from the coding sequence ATGGATACAGCAGAACTCGAAGCAAAAGTGATCGAATTCATCGCGTCGAAAGTCGACAATGTCGATGCCTCGACCATCACCACCGCCTCCAAATTCGACGAACTCGGGCTCGACTCGATGGACACCATTCAACTGCTGTTTGACGCCGAGGATATCTTCGGCGTCACCTTCGACGGCGAAGAAGTCAAAACCCTGCGTAGTGTTGGGGATATTATTGCTTATATTAGTGCGCACCCGCCGAAAGGGGGGTGGTAG
- a CDS encoding PEP-CTERM sorting domain-containing protein, whose protein sequence is MGTVHAGVAIVLPSDQQTSCGTPSNPIFSFPCGDAHLGPGLGTIPPGDSYVVEQRAAAEFPIAGIVGLHSAILVLTATGRSPYPTLQGEPVIEFRGYQGDGPISAFDVSAGTFLFTAPFPNHLATYSFDVTTFVSEALDEGWSYVGFSLRDVAFGSHISFNPRQSGNGNYLQIDADFVPLPSIPEPSSYALMLAGLCILVVSARNLSSPLRHLSARRAF, encoded by the coding sequence ATGGGAACTGTCCATGCTGGTGTAGCAATCGTATTGCCTAGCGACCAACAAACCTCATGTGGTACTCCAAGTAATCCCATTTTTAGTTTTCCGTGCGGTGACGCGCATCTGGGTCCAGGATTGGGTACGATTCCTCCTGGTGATTCGTATGTTGTCGAGCAACGCGCTGCCGCGGAGTTTCCGATTGCTGGGATTGTCGGGCTTCACAGCGCGATTCTCGTGCTTACCGCAACCGGAAGGTCACCTTACCCCACTCTCCAGGGCGAGCCGGTGATTGAGTTTCGCGGCTATCAGGGTGACGGGCCGATTTCTGCTTTCGACGTAAGTGCAGGCACATTCTTGTTTACTGCACCATTTCCAAATCACCTTGCGACCTACAGCTTTGACGTAACAACCTTTGTCTCCGAAGCACTAGACGAAGGGTGGTCTTACGTGGGCTTTTCGTTGCGTGATGTGGCGTTTGGAAGTCACATTTCATTCAATCCACGGCAATCTGGGAATGGTAACTACCTTCAAATCGACGCAGATTTTGTCCCTCTTCCTTCGATTCCGGAGCCTTCCAGTTACGCTTTGATGTTGGCCGGATTGTGCATACTGGTGGTTTCAGCCCGTAACCTCTCTTCACCGCTCCGGCATCTCAGCGCGAGGCGTGCCTTTTGA
- a CDS encoding type II toxin-antitoxin system HicB family antitoxin → MILNAIIEKDGFGYFAQIPELKGCVTQGNTYEEALLNIQEAAELYLESLETEELHALQKRKVIISPIEVAIRA, encoded by the coding sequence ATGATACTGAATGCTATTATCGAAAAGGACGGATTTGGCTACTTTGCCCAAATTCCTGAATTAAAAGGTTGCGTAACGCAGGGCAATACTTACGAGGAAGCGCTTTTGAATATTCAAGAGGCTGCTGAACTATATTTAGAAAGCCTTGAAACAGAAGAATTACATGCGCTTCAGAAACGCAAGGTAATCATATCTCCCATAGAAGTGGCTATCCGTGCCTGA
- a CDS encoding type II toxin-antitoxin system HicA family toxin, whose protein sequence is MPEYPRLTAKEAEKLLLRSGFVLDRQKGSHRIYIKRTYRMVLPSHAGEILHPKIIKQLFEVINEAEDKA, encoded by the coding sequence GTGCCTGAATATCCAAGGCTTACCGCAAAAGAAGCAGAAAAGCTTCTTCTCCGTAGTGGGTTTGTTTTGGATCGGCAAAAAGGAAGTCATCGGATTTATATCAAGAGAACTTATCGAATGGTTTTGCCCAGTCATGCCGGAGAAATATTACACCCAAAAATCATTAAACAGCTTTTTGAAGTCATTAATGAAGCTGAGGACAAAGCCTAA
- a CDS encoding addiction module protein, with protein MNPRKAEAGGVPLAGRIARLTSVLYFFNGLNRSFVMTIEQLEAEALKLPRHIRARLAEALISSLDEDSEIEQAWEEEAEARYQRYLAGEEEFVSAAEALARLRSELQP; from the coding sequence GTGAATCCGCGTAAGGCGGAAGCTGGAGGCGTGCCGCTGGCTGGCCGGATTGCCCGATTAACTTCCGTGCTGTACTTTTTTAATGGATTGAACCGGAGTTTTGTGATGACCATTGAACAACTCGAAGCTGAAGCTCTGAAGCTGCCGCGGCATATCCGGGCCCGCTTGGCCGAAGCATTGATTTCCAGCCTGGATGAGGATTCGGAAATTGAGCAAGCGTGGGAAGAGGAGGCTGAGGCGCGCTACCAGCGTTACTTGGCCGGTGAAGAAGAATTCGTCTCGGCCGCCGAGGCATTGGCTCGGCTCCGCTCCGAACTTCAGCCGTGA
- a CDS encoding AbrB/MazE/SpoVT family DNA-binding domain-containing protein produces the protein MAHLIKIGNSQGIRIPKPLIEQADLEGKDLQLQVVEGGLLITPKKAAREGWGESIEGTLKAHGAEPLDQEWLNAPLSSDDDWNW, from the coding sequence ATGGCTCATCTCATCAAAATCGGCAATTCCCAAGGCATACGCATCCCCAAGCCGCTTATCGAACAGGCTGATTTGGAGGGTAAAGATTTGCAATTGCAAGTCGTGGAGGGCGGTTTGTTGATTACGCCCAAGAAAGCGGCGCGAGAAGGTTGGGGTGAATCCATTGAAGGCACATTGAAAGCTCACGGCGCGGAGCCGCTGGATCAGGAATGGCTGAATGCGCCGTTGTCTTCCGATGACGACTGGAACTGGTAA